In one window of Frigoriglobus tundricola DNA:
- a CDS encoding TolC family protein — protein MRCSRAPLRAWGLRPVAPRPTARPTIAPGGGVLSRRAPRLPSAEVPPLPAALAAGKSPLEAPAPPAESSDAPLAINLATAMRLGGNARPLDVQIAGRQVMAAAAAYDRARLLWVPNLVLGVDYFGHAGEQQNFAGDLPISNRSTLMAGLGPNVVFAFSDAVYAPLAARQDLRARQALQQASANDSVLAVAEAYFAVQQARGDLAGALAAEARAEELVRRTAQLAKGLAPPAEENRARTELGRRKQAVASARERWRTASAELARLLRLDPAAVVEPAEPPSLPVTVIDPHLGVDDLIPVALGARPELAGNQALVQATLARLKQEKIRPLVPSLAVRSASTNPSGSLGYGVFGGGTNALKDFGSRLDIDVQLLWEFQALGFGNKARVAERRAEYEAATLDLFRTQDRIAAEVVTRVAEVRSAARRLNDAEPALKEAIELVQKNVEGLGQTRRIGDALTLVIRPQEAVAALQAFAQANTDFFAAVADYNRAQFRLYRALGHPAQCLAGTVADAPRGPAPVPAPPPEKAAPAQPVPLPVVPPVKGEPPVLSAVPVVTPAGGLPLGPLAPPMPRPKPPPPPPEPVWTPVAGSAPRTPTVTEEPPSSRPPTVTVEPSSAAPLRPPIVVPDPPK, from the coding sequence CTGTTCGCGTGCGCCGTTGCGGGCCTGGGGCCTGCGGCCGGTTGCACCACGCCCGACGGCTCGGCCGACGATCGCGCCCGGCGGCGGCGTACTCAGCCGCCGCGCGCCTCGGTTGCCATCGGCCGAAGTGCCGCCGCTCCCGGCCGCGCTCGCGGCGGGGAAGAGCCCGCTCGAGGCGCCCGCGCCACCCGCCGAGTCCTCGGACGCCCCGCTCGCGATCAACCTCGCCACCGCGATGCGGCTCGGCGGCAACGCCCGGCCGCTGGACGTGCAGATCGCCGGGCGGCAGGTGATGGCCGCCGCTGCGGCTTATGATCGGGCCCGGCTCCTCTGGGTGCCGAACCTCGTACTCGGCGTCGATTACTTCGGGCACGCGGGCGAGCAACAGAACTTCGCGGGCGATCTGCCCATTTCGAACCGCAGCACGCTCATGGCGGGGCTCGGCCCGAACGTGGTGTTCGCGTTCTCGGACGCCGTGTACGCCCCGCTCGCGGCCCGTCAGGACCTCCGCGCCCGCCAGGCACTCCAGCAGGCGAGCGCGAACGATTCGGTCCTCGCGGTGGCCGAAGCGTACTTCGCGGTCCAGCAGGCCCGCGGCGACCTGGCCGGGGCGCTCGCCGCCGAGGCGCGGGCCGAAGAACTGGTCCGCCGCACGGCGCAACTGGCCAAGGGGCTGGCCCCGCCCGCGGAGGAGAACCGGGCGCGGACGGAACTCGGCCGCCGCAAGCAGGCGGTGGCGTCCGCCCGCGAGCGGTGGCGCACCGCCAGCGCCGAACTCGCCCGCCTGCTCCGCCTCGATCCGGCCGCGGTGGTCGAGCCGGCCGAACCGCCGTCCCTGCCGGTCACCGTGATCGACCCGCACCTCGGCGTGGACGATCTCATCCCCGTGGCGCTCGGCGCGCGGCCGGAACTGGCCGGGAACCAGGCGCTCGTGCAGGCCACGCTCGCCCGGCTGAAGCAGGAAAAGATCCGGCCGCTGGTGCCGAGCCTCGCGGTGCGCAGCGCCTCGACCAACCCCAGCGGGTCGCTCGGGTACGGCGTCTTCGGCGGCGGCACGAACGCCCTGAAGGACTTCGGCAGCCGGCTCGACATCGACGTGCAACTGCTGTGGGAGTTCCAGGCGCTCGGCTTCGGCAACAAGGCGCGGGTGGCCGAGCGGCGGGCCGAATACGAAGCGGCCACGCTCGACCTGTTCCGCACCCAGGACCGGATCGCGGCCGAGGTCGTCACGCGGGTCGCGGAGGTGCGGTCGGCGGCGCGGCGCCTCAACGACGCCGAGCCGGCGCTCAAGGAGGCGATCGAACTGGTTCAGAAGAACGTCGAGGGGCTGGGCCAGACGCGGCGGATCGGCGACGCGCTCACGCTCGTGATCCGGCCACAGGAGGCCGTCGCGGCGCTCCAGGCGTTCGCGCAGGCGAACACCGATTTCTTTGCCGCGGTCGCGGACTACAACCGGGCGCAGTTCCGGCTGTACCGGGCGCTCGGGCACCCGGCGCAGTGCCTCGCGGGCACCGTCGCGGACGCGCCCCGCGGACCGGCGCCGGTCCCCGCCCCGCCGCCAGAAAAGGCGGCGCCCGCGCAACCCGTCCCGCTTCCGGTCGTTCCTCCGGTGAAGGGCGAACCGCCGGTGCTCAGTGCCGTGCCGGTCGTGACTCCGGCGGGCGGTCTGCCGCTCGGGCCACTGGCCCCGCCGATGCCCCGGCCGAAACCGCCGCCGCCCCCGCCCGAGCCGGTGTGGACGCCGGTCGCCGGTTCGGCCCCGCGCACACCGACCGTAACGGAGGAGCCGCCGTCGTCCCGTCCGCCGACGGTGACCGTAGAGCCATCGTCCGCGGCCCCGCTCCGTCCGCCGATCGTGGTTCCCGATCCGCCGAAATAA
- a CDS encoding peptidylprolyl isomerase — translation MRYPFSVPFTALALSTVALAQPPAAAPSNPNDAATVNGETITLADVDAVLKQSLPLTPLTVAQRRQMRVEVLADMVDDLLVRQFLRKNGPKVDPAEIDAQLKAFGEKLSKEGKSLAGFYKETGQTEAQVRESWTAAMQLTGYVRSVATDEQLKAYYAANKDHFDRVEVKVRHIVLRVGKAATPAERAAAKERLEALRAEIAAGKLDFADAAKKFSHCPSAPTGGDLGYILRKGGLIDEAFAKAAFALKTGELSGVLETEFGLHLIQVTDRKPGTPSTFEKSAMDILDSYTDDFRADLIAKLRKEGQIQLTLP, via the coding sequence ATGCGATACCCGTTCTCCGTCCCATTTACCGCACTCGCCCTCTCGACTGTCGCGCTGGCGCAGCCGCCGGCCGCAGCCCCGAGCAACCCGAACGACGCCGCGACCGTCAACGGCGAGACCATTACGCTCGCCGACGTCGATGCGGTGCTGAAGCAATCGCTACCGCTCACCCCGCTGACCGTGGCCCAGCGCCGACAGATGCGCGTCGAGGTGCTGGCCGACATGGTGGACGACCTGCTCGTCCGGCAGTTCCTCCGCAAGAACGGGCCGAAGGTCGATCCGGCCGAGATCGACGCCCAGCTCAAAGCTTTCGGTGAGAAGCTCAGCAAAGAGGGGAAATCGCTGGCCGGCTTCTACAAGGAGACCGGCCAGACGGAGGCCCAGGTGCGCGAATCGTGGACGGCTGCGATGCAGCTCACCGGCTACGTGAGGTCCGTCGCGACCGACGAGCAACTGAAAGCGTACTACGCCGCAAACAAGGACCACTTCGACCGTGTCGAGGTGAAGGTGCGGCACATTGTGCTGCGCGTCGGCAAGGCCGCGACCCCGGCGGAGCGGGCCGCGGCGAAAGAGCGGCTGGAAGCGCTGCGTGCCGAGATCGCCGCCGGTAAGCTCGATTTCGCGGACGCGGCCAAGAAGTTCTCGCACTGTCCGAGCGCCCCGACCGGGGGCGATCTCGGTTACATTTTGCGGAAGGGCGGCTTGATCGACGAAGCCTTCGCCAAGGCCGCGTTCGCGCTCAAAACGGGCGAACTCAGCGGCGTGCTGGAAACCGAATTCGGATTGCACCTCATCCAGGTGACCGATCGCAAACCGGGCACGCCGAGTACCTTCGAGAAGTCCGCAATGGACATACTCGACTCCTACACCGACGATTTCCGCGCGGACCTGATCGCGAAGCTCCGCAAGGAGGGCCAGATTCAGCTCACGCTGCCGTAG
- a CDS encoding 7-carboxy-7-deazaguanine synthase QueE: MSEAKRTPLSDVPADAAHRVALLRGVPAGELLIHEIYLSVQGESTFAGLPCVFVRTSVCDSRCTWCDTPHAFNQGTRMSRAAVLDRALAFGCPLVELTGGEPLLQADVPPLMTELCDAGKTVLLETSGAHDVGRVDPRVHVIMDLKCPDSGESHRNRWANLNVLKPTDQIKFVLASRRDWDWAAAVIREHRLDERFTCLVSCVFTAVPPVELVGWLLESGLHRVRMQLQMHKYIWEPTRRGV, encoded by the coding sequence ATGAGCGAAGCCAAGCGAACCCCGCTGTCCGATGTTCCGGCGGACGCCGCCCACCGGGTGGCGCTGCTGCGCGGCGTGCCCGCGGGCGAACTGCTGATCCACGAGATTTATCTGAGCGTACAGGGCGAATCCACCTTCGCCGGTCTGCCGTGCGTGTTCGTGCGCACCTCGGTCTGCGACTCCCGCTGCACGTGGTGCGACACCCCGCACGCGTTCAACCAGGGCACGCGGATGAGCCGGGCCGCGGTTCTCGACCGGGCGCTGGCGTTCGGCTGCCCGCTCGTGGAACTCACCGGCGGCGAACCGCTGCTCCAGGCCGACGTCCCGCCGCTCATGACCGAACTGTGCGACGCGGGCAAAACGGTGCTGCTCGAAACGAGCGGCGCGCATGATGTGGGCCGCGTCGATCCCCGCGTCCACGTCATCATGGACCTGAAGTGCCCGGACAGCGGCGAGAGCCACCGCAACCGGTGGGCGAACCTCAATGTGCTGAAGCCCACGGATCAAATTAAGTTCGTACTCGCGTCGCGGCGCGACTGGGACTGGGCCGCGGCCGTCATTCGCGAACACCGGTTGGACGAGCGGTTCACGTGCCTCGTGAGCTGCGTTTTCACCGCCGTTCCGCCGGTGGAACTGGTCGGCTGGCTGCTCGAATCCGGCCTCCACCGCGTGCGGATGCAGTTGCAGATGCACAAGTACATCTGGGAGCCGACCCGGCGCGGGGTGTGA